A genomic segment from Pistricoccus aurantiacus encodes:
- a CDS encoding OmpP1/FadL family transporter, which produces MYYKINKLSVAVALASAALVSSQAMATGFQVREQSAKALGNAFSGAAAGAEDVSYMAHNPAAIGNIDGNQVAGAVSYIDAQFELQDAQASAATPLGPFPYTGGGSRKGGEEAWVPSFAAKTQLNERFDLGLAIYSPYGLATEYDDDWIGRYHAIETELKTLDIQPTLNYRASDRLNLAVGLRAQYADATLSNAVDLGALGAQAGQLPPQAIGQFDGKAEVTGDDWGYGYTLGALFQATDKTRLGVSYRSKIDLTLDGDVDFSADSPTGQAVLAGANAQGRLNDGGGTAELTTPANLNLGVYHQLTDRLALMANAEWTEWSEFDELVVKFADDNTPNSETDENWDDSWAFSVGANYALNRQWLLRAGLGMDESPVPSSKYRTPRIPDADRQWASIGATYQATPQLGITGGYLHVFGDDVDIDQDAADRGNAGRGNLSGTYEVSADVLALSVDYRF; this is translated from the coding sequence ATGTATTACAAGATCAACAAGTTGAGCGTTGCGGTTGCTCTGGCCAGCGCCGCGCTGGTTTCCAGCCAGGCTATGGCCACCGGTTTTCAGGTACGCGAACAAAGCGCCAAGGCGCTGGGCAACGCCTTTTCCGGCGCCGCCGCCGGCGCGGAAGACGTCAGCTACATGGCCCACAACCCGGCGGCCATCGGTAATATAGACGGCAATCAGGTAGCCGGCGCCGTCTCCTATATCGATGCCCAGTTCGAACTGCAGGATGCCCAGGCCTCGGCGGCGACCCCGCTTGGTCCGTTTCCCTACACCGGCGGCGGCTCCCGAAAAGGCGGCGAGGAAGCCTGGGTACCCAGCTTCGCCGCCAAGACCCAGCTCAATGAGCGCTTCGACCTGGGTCTGGCCATCTACTCGCCTTACGGGCTTGCCACCGAGTATGACGACGACTGGATCGGCCGCTATCACGCCATCGAGACTGAGCTCAAGACCTTGGATATCCAGCCAACGCTGAACTATCGCGCCAGCGACCGCTTGAATCTGGCGGTGGGGCTGCGGGCACAGTACGCGGATGCTACGCTCTCCAACGCGGTGGATCTCGGTGCCCTCGGCGCTCAGGCGGGCCAGCTGCCGCCCCAGGCCATCGGTCAGTTCGACGGCAAGGCGGAGGTGACCGGAGACGACTGGGGCTATGGCTATACCCTGGGTGCGCTGTTCCAGGCCACGGACAAGACTCGCCTGGGCGTCAGCTATCGTTCCAAGATCGACCTGACCCTGGACGGGGACGTGGACTTCAGCGCCGATAGCCCCACCGGGCAGGCGGTGCTGGCCGGTGCCAATGCTCAGGGGCGACTGAACGACGGCGGCGGTACCGCGGAATTGACCACCCCGGCGAACCTCAACCTCGGCGTCTATCACCAGCTGACGGACCGTCTGGCCCTGATGGCCAACGCGGAATGGACCGAGTGGAGCGAATTCGACGAACTGGTAGTGAAGTTCGCCGATGACAATACCCCCAACAGTGAAACCGACGAGAACTGGGACGACAGCTGGGCGTTTTCCGTGGGTGCCAACTACGCCCTGAACCGGCAGTGGCTGCTGCGCGCGGGTCTCGGCATGGACGAATCCCCGGTGCCCAGCAGCAAGTACCGTACCCCGCGCATCCCGGACGCGGATCGCCAGTGGGCCTCCATCGGCGCCACCTATCAGGCGACGCCGCAGCTCGGCATCACCGGCGGCTACCTGCACGTATTCGGCGACGACGTGGATATCGATCAGGACGCCGCGGATCGCGGCAACGCCGGGCGCGGCAATCTCTCCGGCACCTATGAAGTCTCCGCGGACGTGCTGGCGCTTTCCGTGGACTATCGTTTCTAG
- a CDS encoding type II toxin-antitoxin system HicA family toxin, with amino-acid sequence MKSRQLIKELEASGWRLDRIAGSHHIFKHPERPGAVPVPHPRKDLPKGTVNSIRKQAGLK; translated from the coding sequence GTGAAAAGCAGACAGCTCATCAAGGAACTGGAAGCATCAGGATGGCGGCTGGATCGCATCGCGGGTAGTCATCACATATTCAAACATCCCGAGCGCCCCGGCGCGGTGCCGGTTCCACATCCGAGAAAGGATTTACCAAAGGGCACCGTCAACAGCATACGAAAGCAGGCAGGACTCAAGTAG
- a CDS encoding type II toxin-antitoxin system HicB family antitoxin: MQYPIAIEWGDDKTATGIVFPDIPGAITAGDTVEQAYEAAVEVAHIQLEELAAAGEPIPVPGNIDKHRQNPEFAGWGWGIIYIDVTPYLGKTEKVNVTLPGIVIRQIDEYVSLHGVKSRSAFLASAALEKLHHQ, encoded by the coding sequence ATGCAGTATCCCATCGCCATAGAGTGGGGTGACGACAAAACCGCCACCGGCATCGTCTTTCCCGACATTCCCGGCGCGATCACCGCCGGCGACACTGTCGAGCAGGCTTACGAAGCTGCCGTCGAAGTGGCGCATATTCAACTCGAGGAGCTGGCTGCCGCCGGTGAGCCGATTCCCGTTCCGGGGAATATCGACAAACACCGTCAGAACCCTGAGTTTGCTGGCTGGGGCTGGGGCATCATCTATATCGACGTCACGCCTTATCTTGGCAAGACGGAAAAGGTCAACGTCACGCTGCCCGGTATCGTTATCCGCCAGATCGATGAATACGTGAGCCTGCACGGGGTCAAGAGCCGCTCGGCGTTTCTCGCCAGCGCCGCGCTGGAAAAACTGCACCATCAGTAA
- a CDS encoding ABC transporter ATP-binding protein — translation MTTPLLEIDDLCVDFQLPDGDVPAVKNVSLRVKEGETLALVGESGSGKSVTSTAILRLLPELARVRGAIRFRGEDLLQVPSRRMRELRGNQIATVFQEPMTSLNPLHRIGDQIKEVLRLHRGLRGAKARAKVIDLLDQVGIPEPQRRITSYPHELSGGQRQRVMIAMALACEPQLLIADEPTTALDVTVQAQILTLLKDLQRRYGMAILFITHDLGIVRHFADRVCVMRRGELLEQGRTQDVFASPKHDYTRALIDAEPSGSKAPVAENSPILLEASDLRVRFAIKRRLFGANEYFEAVRGIDVTLKRGQTLGIVGESGSGKSTLGRALLRLLESQGKIRFDDTDIGHLDAAAMRPIRKRMQVVFQDPFGSLSPRLTVGEIIGEGLRVHHPEYKRAERDQRVQQALEEVALDPAMRQRYPHEFSGGQRQRIAIARALVLQPEFLLLDEPTSALDRSVQATVIELLRELQRRHSLTYLFISHDLAVVRALADSVLVMKEGRVVEQGTTQELFDHPREAYTRELMRAAFLGEAA, via the coding sequence ATGACCACTCCCCTACTCGAGATCGACGACCTGTGCGTCGACTTCCAGCTGCCGGACGGCGACGTTCCCGCGGTCAAGAACGTCAGCCTGAGGGTCAAGGAAGGTGAGACCCTGGCCCTGGTGGGCGAATCCGGCTCCGGCAAGTCCGTGACCAGCACCGCCATCCTGCGGCTGCTGCCGGAGCTGGCTCGGGTGCGAGGGGCGATTCGCTTCCGAGGCGAAGACCTGCTGCAAGTGCCTAGCCGGCGCATGCGCGAACTGCGAGGTAACCAAATAGCCACGGTGTTCCAGGAGCCGATGACCTCGCTTAACCCACTGCATCGCATCGGTGATCAGATCAAGGAAGTGCTGCGCCTGCATCGGGGCCTGCGTGGAGCGAAGGCCAGAGCCAAGGTGATCGACCTGCTTGACCAGGTGGGCATTCCCGAACCGCAGCGCCGGATAACCAGCTATCCCCATGAGCTCTCCGGCGGCCAGCGCCAGCGGGTGATGATCGCCATGGCGCTGGCCTGCGAGCCGCAGCTGTTGATCGCCGATGAACCCACCACGGCGCTAGACGTTACCGTGCAGGCACAGATCCTGACCCTGCTCAAGGACCTGCAGCGCCGCTACGGCATGGCAATCCTGTTCATCACCCACGATCTGGGCATCGTGCGCCATTTCGCCGACCGGGTCTGCGTGATGCGCCGTGGTGAGCTGCTCGAACAGGGGCGAACCCAGGACGTCTTTGCCTCGCCCAAACACGACTACACCCGGGCGCTGATCGATGCGGAGCCCAGCGGCAGCAAGGCGCCGGTAGCCGAGAACAGCCCTATCCTGCTGGAAGCCAGCGATCTGCGGGTGCGCTTTGCCATCAAGCGCCGGCTGTTCGGAGCCAACGAGTATTTCGAGGCGGTGCGCGGCATCGACGTTACCCTGAAGCGCGGTCAGACCCTGGGCATCGTCGGCGAGTCCGGCTCCGGCAAGTCGACCTTGGGCCGAGCGCTTTTGCGTCTGCTGGAAAGTCAGGGGAAAATTCGTTTCGACGACACCGATATCGGCCATCTGGACGCCGCGGCCATGAGGCCGATTCGCAAGCGCATGCAGGTGGTCTTCCAGGATCCCTTCGGTTCCCTGTCGCCGCGGCTGACCGTGGGGGAAATCATCGGCGAGGGCCTGCGGGTGCATCATCCGGAGTACAAGCGCGCGGAACGGGATCAACGGGTGCAGCAGGCTCTCGAGGAAGTGGCCCTGGACCCGGCCATGCGCCAGCGCTACCCCCACGAGTTTTCCGGCGGCCAGCGCCAGCGCATCGCCATCGCCCGGGCGCTGGTGCTGCAGCCGGAATTCCTGCTGCTGGACGAGCCCACCTCGGCGCTGGACCGCTCCGTGCAGGCCACGGTGATCGAACTGCTGCGGGAGCTGCAGCGCAGGCACAGCCTCACCTACCTGTTTATCAGCCACGACCTGGCGGTGGTACGGGCGCTGGCGGACAGCGTGCTGGTGATGAAAGAGGGCCGAGTGGTGGAACAAGGCACCACCCAGGAATTGTTCGATCATCCCCGGGAAGCCTATACCCGGGAGCTGATGCGGGCAGCCTTCCTGGGCGAGGCGGCATAA
- a CDS encoding ABC transporter permease subunit — MTIDTTAHRDQPVPAGGPNPPEAPVPTAGQSLGWEAWRRLKQNKAAMFSLWLLVIISLACVVGPYLLPWGLAEVDWNAFTAPPTLEGGHYLGTDANGRDLLARTLYGGRVSLSVALVATLVSLVIGVLYGAVSGYLGGRTDNLMMRFVDIMYSLPFMFLVILLMVVFGRNILLIYAAIGAVEWLDMARIVRGQTLALKRREFVEAAHALGVKDRTIITRHMIPNAIGPVIIYVTLTVPKVILLESFLSFLGLGVQEPLTSWGVLISEGTDMMQSAPWMLLVPAVFLALTLFCLNFLGDGLRDALDPKTR, encoded by the coding sequence ATGACTATCGACACCACTGCCCATCGAGATCAGCCCGTCCCCGCCGGCGGCCCCAACCCGCCGGAGGCGCCGGTACCCACCGCCGGTCAGAGCCTGGGGTGGGAGGCCTGGCGTCGGCTCAAGCAGAACAAGGCGGCCATGTTCAGCCTGTGGCTGCTGGTCATCATTTCCCTGGCCTGCGTGGTCGGTCCGTATCTGCTGCCCTGGGGTCTGGCGGAGGTCGACTGGAACGCCTTCACCGCTCCGCCGACGCTGGAAGGCGGCCATTATCTCGGCACCGACGCCAACGGCCGCGACCTGCTGGCGCGCACGCTGTACGGCGGTCGCGTCTCGCTATCCGTGGCCCTGGTGGCCACCCTGGTAAGCCTGGTGATCGGCGTGCTCTACGGGGCAGTCTCCGGCTATCTGGGCGGGCGCACGGACAACCTGATGATGCGTTTCGTCGACATCATGTACTCGCTGCCTTTCATGTTCCTGGTGATTCTGCTGATGGTGGTGTTCGGGCGCAACATCCTGCTGATCTACGCCGCCATCGGCGCGGTGGAATGGCTCGACATGGCGCGTATCGTGCGCGGCCAGACCCTGGCGCTCAAACGCCGGGAATTCGTCGAGGCCGCCCACGCCCTGGGAGTCAAGGATCGCACCATCATCACCCGGCACATGATTCCCAACGCCATCGGCCCGGTGATCATCTACGTCACCCTGACCGTGCCCAAGGTGATTCTGCTGGAGAGCTTCCTGTCGTTTCTCGGCCTCGGCGTGCAGGAGCCGCTGACCAGCTGGGGGGTACTGATCAGCGAGGGCACGGACATGATGCAGAGCGCCCCCTGGATGCTGCTGGTGCCGGCGGTCTTCCTGGCGCTGACCCTGTTCTGTCTGAACTTTCTCGGCGACGGGCTGCGTGACGCCCTTGACCCCAAGACTCGCTAG
- the oppB gene encoding oligopeptide ABC transporter permease OppB: MLTYTLKRLLMAIPTLLIVITISFFLMRIAPGGPFDGERRLPPQIEANLKAAYHLDEPLPMQYLRYMGNLLQGDFGPSFKYKDFSVTDLIAQGFPVSLELGFWAILLALVIGLPLGVIAALKRNSAVDHAVMGVALAGIAVPNFVIAPILALVFGVILAWLPVGGWNGGAWQNMVLPVIALAIQQIAYLARMMRASMIEVLGSHFIRTARAKGLSETRVILGHALRPALLPVLSYLGPAIAGIITGSVVIEQIFGIPGIGRYFVQAALNRDYTLVMGTVVFYGALIVLLNLVVDLLYSALDPQIRYDD; this comes from the coding sequence ATGTTGACCTATACCCTCAAGCGCCTGCTGATGGCGATTCCCACCCTGCTGATCGTGATCACGATCTCGTTCTTCCTGATGCGCATCGCCCCGGGTGGCCCCTTCGACGGCGAGCGCCGGCTTCCGCCGCAGATCGAGGCCAACCTGAAGGCCGCCTACCATCTCGACGAGCCTCTGCCCATGCAGTACCTGCGCTACATGGGCAACCTGCTGCAGGGGGATTTCGGACCTTCCTTCAAGTACAAGGACTTCTCCGTCACGGACCTGATCGCCCAGGGCTTTCCGGTAAGCCTGGAACTGGGTTTCTGGGCCATCCTGCTGGCGCTGGTCATCGGCCTGCCGCTGGGGGTGATCGCGGCGCTCAAGCGCAACTCCGCCGTGGATCATGCGGTGATGGGAGTGGCCCTGGCGGGTATCGCCGTGCCCAACTTCGTCATCGCGCCAATCCTGGCGCTGGTGTTCGGCGTCATCCTCGCCTGGCTACCGGTGGGGGGCTGGAACGGCGGCGCCTGGCAGAACATGGTGCTGCCGGTGATCGCCCTGGCGATCCAGCAGATCGCCTATCTGGCGCGCATGATGCGCGCCTCGATGATCGAGGTGCTGGGCAGCCATTTCATTCGCACCGCCCGGGCCAAGGGGCTCTCGGAAACCCGGGTGATCCTGGGTCACGCCCTGCGCCCGGCGCTGCTGCCGGTGCTTTCCTATCTGGGACCGGCCATCGCCGGCATCATCACCGGCTCCGTGGTCATCGAGCAGATCTTCGGCATCCCGGGCATCGGCCGCTACTTCGTTCAGGCGGCGCTGAATCGGGATTACACCCTGGTGATGGGCACGGTGGTGTTCTACGGAGCGCTGATCGTGCTGCTCAACCTGGTGGTCGATCTGCTCTACTCCGCCCTTGATCCGCAAATTCGCTACGACGACTGA
- a CDS encoding peptide ABC transporter substrate-binding protein — protein sequence MRHLRSTLLAGLTTGLSVVLLSGPLQAQTLDIGVMGELASFDTSQVSGGVWESQVLMDVYEGLVKKAPDGEILPGMATDWEVSEDGRIYTFHLREGAKWSDGEPVTAEDFVFGWQHMLDPQNASKYAYMLYPVVNAEAVNVGDKPLDALGVESLEDGKVFQVTLNAPTPYFIQLLTHYTAYPAPKHSVEEYGDAWVKLDNIATNGAFTPTQWISQSRITAVKNSEYYDAAEVSLDQVNYHTTEDRNAGISRFRAGEIDILRDYPSSRYQWLKDNLPDATHMAPYLGSYYYVLNHREGRPTADKRVREALNLAARRNVLSEQIMAGTFLPSLSFVPQGTDNYDVQEMKLGGDDMNARMAKAKQLLEDAGYGPGNPLTLRLRYNTSDEHKKIAVAMAAMWRPLGINVEMINSEATVHYQTIQQGDFDVARAGWIADYNDAENFLTLLKSGVGNNYGAYSNPEYDALLDEAATTLDAEEREKLLEQAEQLALDDYALVPLLYYVSRNLVNPALDGWEDNVSDDHPSRWISIEQ from the coding sequence ATGCGCCATCTACGATCCACCTTGCTGGCGGGTTTGACCACCGGGTTGAGCGTCGTCCTGCTCAGCGGCCCGCTGCAGGCCCAGACCCTGGATATCGGGGTAATGGGCGAACTCGCCTCCTTCGATACCTCCCAGGTGTCCGGCGGCGTCTGGGAATCCCAGGTGCTGATGGACGTCTACGAAGGGCTGGTCAAGAAGGCGCCGGACGGCGAGATCCTGCCGGGCATGGCCACGGACTGGGAGGTCTCCGAAGACGGCAGGATCTACACCTTCCATCTGCGCGAGGGCGCCAAGTGGTCCGACGGGGAGCCGGTCACCGCGGAGGATTTCGTGTTCGGCTGGCAGCACATGCTGGACCCGCAGAACGCCTCCAAGTACGCCTATATGCTTTATCCAGTGGTCAATGCCGAGGCGGTCAACGTCGGCGACAAGCCCCTGGATGCCCTGGGGGTCGAATCCCTGGAGGACGGCAAGGTCTTTCAGGTCACCCTCAACGCCCCGACCCCCTACTTCATCCAACTGCTGACCCACTACACCGCCTACCCGGCGCCGAAGCACAGCGTGGAAGAATACGGCGATGCCTGGGTAAAGCTCGACAACATCGCCACCAACGGCGCCTTCACGCCCACCCAGTGGATTTCCCAGTCCCGTATCACCGCGGTCAAGAACTCGGAATACTACGACGCGGCGGAGGTCAGTCTGGACCAGGTCAACTACCACACCACGGAAGACCGCAACGCCGGTATCTCGCGCTTTCGTGCCGGGGAGATCGATATCCTGCGGGATTACCCTTCCAGCCGCTATCAGTGGCTGAAGGACAACCTGCCGGACGCCACCCACATGGCGCCCTATCTGGGTTCCTACTACTACGTGCTCAACCACCGCGAGGGTCGCCCCACCGCGGACAAGCGGGTGCGGGAAGCGCTTAACCTGGCGGCCCGGCGCAACGTGCTCTCCGAGCAGATCATGGCCGGCACTTTTTTGCCGTCGCTCTCCTTCGTGCCCCAAGGCACGGACAATTACGACGTCCAGGAGATGAAGCTTGGTGGCGATGACATGAACGCGCGCATGGCCAAGGCCAAGCAGCTGCTCGAGGACGCCGGCTACGGACCAGGCAACCCCCTGACGCTGCGGCTTCGCTACAACACTTCCGACGAGCACAAGAAGATCGCCGTGGCCATGGCCGCCATGTGGCGCCCGCTCGGAATCAACGTCGAGATGATCAATTCCGAGGCCACGGTGCACTATCAGACCATTCAGCAGGGCGACTTCGACGTGGCCCGAGCCGGCTGGATCGCCGACTACAACGACGCGGAGAATTTTCTGACCCTGCTCAAGTCCGGCGTAGGCAACAACTACGGCGCCTATTCCAACCCGGAATACGATGCCCTGCTGGACGAGGCCGCTACCACCCTGGACGCGGAAGAGCGCGAGAAGCTTCTCGAGCAGGCGGAACAGCTGGCCCTGGACGACTACGCCCTGGTGCCGCTGCTCTACTACGTCTCGCGCAACCTGGTCAATCCCGCCCTGGACGGCTGGGAGGACAACGTCTCCGACGACCACCCATCGCGCTGGATCAGCATCGAGCAGTAA
- the prfB gene encoding peptide chain release factor 2 (programmed frameshift), translating into MLEINPLTQRIKDLSQRTDVLRGYLDYAERKDRLEEVTRELENPDIWNDPAYAQKLGKERSSLEQIVATIDELDQGLSDNADLLELAAEEDDEATVAEVEKELDGLDRSLEKLEFRRMFSGEMDENNAYLDIQAGSGGTEAQDWANMLLRMYLRWAEHHGFKTDIVELSAGDVAGIKSATIHIQGDHAFGWLRTETGVHRLVRKSPFDSGGRRHTSFASVFLSPEIDDSFEVDINPADLRTDTYRSSGAGGQHVNTTDSAVRITHEPTGIVVACQSQRSQHANRDFAMKQLKARLYEHEMEKRNAAKQQAEDSKADIGWGSQIRSYVLDDQRIKDLRTGVQTSNCDRVLDGDLDQFIEASLKQGL; encoded by the exons ATGCTGGAAATCAACCCGCTGACCCAACGCATCAAGGACCTGTCCCAGCGGACAGACGTCCTGAGGGGGTACCTT GACTATGCCGAACGCAAGGATCGGCTAGAGGAGGTCACCCGCGAACTCGAGAATCCGGACATCTGGAACGACCCGGCCTACGCCCAGAAACTCGGCAAGGAGCGCTCGAGCCTGGAGCAGATCGTCGCCACCATCGACGAGCTGGACCAGGGGCTTTCCGACAACGCCGATCTGCTCGAGCTAGCGGCGGAGGAAGACGACGAGGCGACCGTCGCGGAGGTCGAGAAGGAGTTGGACGGTCTGGACCGGTCCCTGGAAAAACTCGAGTTCCGGCGCATGTTTTCCGGCGAGATGGACGAGAACAACGCCTATCTCGACATTCAGGCCGGCTCCGGCGGCACCGAGGCACAGGACTGGGCCAACATGCTGCTACGCATGTATCTGCGCTGGGCGGAGCATCATGGCTTCAAGACGGATATCGTCGAACTCTCCGCCGGCGACGTGGCGGGCATCAAGTCCGCGACGATCCATATCCAGGGCGATCACGCCTTCGGCTGGCTGCGCACGGAGACCGGCGTGCATCGGCTGGTACGCAAGAGTCCCTTCGATTCCGGCGGGCGCCGCCATACCTCCTTTGCCTCCGTGTTCCTTTCCCCGGAAATCGACGACAGCTTCGAGGTGGATATCAATCCGGCGGATCTGCGTACGGACACCTACCGCTCCAGCGGCGCCGGCGGCCAGCACGTCAACACCACGGATTCCGCAGTGCGCATCACCCACGAGCCCACCGGCATCGTGGTGGCCTGCCAGAGCCAGCGCAGCCAGCACGCCAACCGCGACTTCGCCATGAAGCAGCTCAAGGCGAGGCTCTACGAGCACGAAATGGAGAAGCGCAACGCCGCCAAGCAGCAGGCGGAGGACAGCAAGGCGGATATCGGCTGGGGCAGCCAGATCCGCTCCTACGTGCTCGACGACCAGCGCATCAAGGACCTGCGTACCGGGGTGCAGACCAGCAACTGCGATCGAGTGCTGGATGGGGATCTGGATCAGTTTATCGAAGCCAGTTTGAAGCAAGGCCTGTAG
- the lysS gene encoding lysine--tRNA ligase, with product MANQDQTQQDENHLIAERRAKLAANRERAAGLGRSAFPNDFRRDSLAAELQAELGDKEKTELEALGRQAAVAGRILRKRGPFIVIQDVSGQIQLYLDKKGLAPEVLEEVKGWDIGDIVGARGPVHKSGKGDLYVMMQEAQLLTKSLRPLPDKFHGLTDMEARYRQRYVDLIMNPQSRRVFEVRAGIISAIRRFFEARGFMEVETPMLQRIPGGATARPFVTHHNALGMDMYLRVAPELYLKRLVVGGFERVFEINRNFRNEGLSTRHNPEFTMLEFYWAYADYRDLLDLTEEMLRQVASEVLGDLVLTYQGTEYDLSRPFARLTLRQAILEHGENIQESDLDSLESARALCKRLSIPVKESWGLGKLQTEIFEAVAEPRLDQPTFITEYPAEVSPLARRNDANPFVTDRFEFFVGGREIANGFSELNDAEDQVERFRAQVAEKDAGDLEAMYFDADYVRALEYGLPPTAGEGIGIDRLVMLFTDSPSIRDVLLFPAMRPETE from the coding sequence ATGGCCAACCAGGACCAGACCCAGCAGGACGAGAACCATCTGATCGCGGAGCGCCGCGCCAAGCTCGCCGCCAACCGTGAGCGAGCCGCCGGTCTCGGCAGGAGCGCCTTTCCCAACGACTTTCGCCGGGACAGCCTGGCGGCGGAGCTGCAGGCGGAACTCGGCGACAAGGAGAAGACCGAGCTGGAAGCGCTGGGTCGCCAGGCGGCGGTGGCCGGGCGCATCCTTAGAAAGCGCGGGCCCTTTATCGTCATCCAGGACGTGTCCGGGCAGATCCAGCTCTACTTGGACAAGAAGGGCCTGGCGCCGGAGGTGCTCGAGGAGGTCAAGGGCTGGGACATCGGCGATATCGTCGGCGCCCGGGGGCCGGTGCACAAGTCCGGCAAGGGCGATCTCTACGTGATGATGCAGGAGGCGCAGCTGCTCACCAAGAGCCTGCGTCCGCTGCCGGACAAGTTCCACGGCCTGACGGACATGGAAGCGCGCTATCGTCAGCGCTACGTGGACCTGATCATGAATCCCCAATCCCGCCGGGTCTTCGAGGTACGCGCCGGCATCATCTCGGCGATTCGTCGCTTCTTCGAGGCCCGCGGCTTCATGGAAGTGGAAACCCCGATGCTGCAACGCATTCCCGGCGGGGCCACCGCACGGCCCTTCGTCACTCATCACAACGCCCTGGGTATGGACATGTATCTGCGGGTGGCGCCGGAGCTCTATCTCAAGCGCCTAGTGGTGGGTGGGTTCGAGCGGGTTTTCGAGATCAACCGCAACTTCAGGAACGAAGGCCTGTCCACCCGGCACAATCCCGAATTCACCATGCTCGAGTTCTACTGGGCCTACGCGGACTATCGCGACCTGCTGGACTTGACCGAGGAAATGCTGCGTCAGGTCGCCAGTGAGGTATTGGGTGACCTGGTTCTGACCTATCAAGGCACCGAGTACGACCTATCCCGCCCCTTCGCCCGGCTGACCCTGCGCCAGGCGATTCTCGAGCATGGCGAGAATATTCAGGAAAGCGACCTGGATAGCCTCGAGTCAGCGCGCGCGCTATGCAAGCGCCTGAGCATTCCCGTCAAGGAGAGCTGGGGCCTGGGCAAGCTGCAGACGGAGATCTTCGAGGCAGTCGCCGAGCCCAGGCTCGATCAGCCGACCTTCATCACCGAATATCCCGCGGAAGTCAGTCCTCTGGCCCGGCGCAACGACGCCAATCCCTTCGTCACCGACCGCTTCGAGTTCTTCGTCGGCGGCCGGGAAATCGCCAACGGCTTCTCCGAGCTCAACGACGCGGAAGACCAGGTGGAGCGTTTCAGGGCCCAGGTGGCGGAAAAGGACGCCGGCGACCTGGAAGCCATGTACTTTGACGCGGACTATGTGCGCGCCCTGGAATACGGCCTGCCGCCTACCGCCGGGGAAGGCATCGGCATCGATCGGCTGGTGATGCTGTTCACGGACAGCCCCTCGATCCGCGATGTGCTGCTTTTTCCGGCGATGCGTCCGGAAACAGAGTAG
- a CDS encoding HdeD family acid-resistance protein, whose protein sequence is MALRPRNPLLDHLAGHWKELLVVGVVFALLGALGLGAVGLFTLAGVMWFGIMMLLAGLIQILQAFRSSGLTRSLVFLAMGLIYALLGLYAILNPAGASSALTLVIAIFIGLVAVLRLLLAWQLRGAANTLWPMLTGFVGLLLAWMIFAQWPQSGEWVIGLFLAIELLMNGIMLILLAFAAKDREIR, encoded by the coding sequence ATGGCGCTTCGCCCCCGTAATCCATTGCTGGACCATCTAGCCGGACACTGGAAGGAACTGCTGGTCGTCGGTGTCGTCTTTGCCCTGCTCGGCGCCTTGGGGCTCGGCGCGGTCGGCCTGTTCACCCTGGCCGGGGTGATGTGGTTCGGCATCATGATGCTGCTGGCGGGCTTGATACAGATTCTTCAGGCCTTTCGTAGTTCAGGCTTGACCCGCAGCCTGGTCTTTCTGGCGATGGGGCTGATCTATGCGCTACTGGGGCTTTACGCCATTCTCAACCCCGCCGGCGCGTCCTCGGCGCTGACGCTGGTCATCGCCATCTTCATCGGCCTGGTGGCGGTGCTGCGACTGCTGCTCGCCTGGCAGCTCCGTGGCGCCGCCAATACCCTGTGGCCCATGCTGACCGGATTCGTGGGACTGCTGCTGGCCTGGATGATCTTCGCCCAGTGGCCTCAGTCCGGAGAGTGGGTGATCGGCCTGTTTCTCGCCATCGAGCTGCTGATGAACGGCATCATGCTGATTCTGCTGGCCTTTGCCGCCAAGGACAGGGAGATTCGGTAG